The Brevundimonas vesicularis genome includes the window CACCACTCTGAAGACCCGGTTGCAGACCACGGACGGCAATCTGTCGGTCCACTTGCGAAAGCTTGAAGAGGCGGGGTTTGTCTCCGTCTCCAAGAGTTTCAACGGTCGCAAGCCGCTGACGGAGGCCAGCCTGACCGATCAGGGACGCGACGCCTTCGTCGCCTATCTGGATGCGATGGCGGGCCTGCTGCCAGAGCGGTGAACATAGGCTAGAAGCGCGGTCATGACAGACCGCCTTCACGCCTTCGAGGCCATCGACAACTTTCGGGACTATGGCGACTACGCCACGGCGGCCGGGCGGCGCGTGAAGCCCGGCCGTCTGCTGCGTTCGGCCCACCACGCTCGCGCCAGCGAGGCGGATCTTGAGCGGCTGATGGCGCTGGACATCGGGGCCGTGGTCGATCTGCGCCGACCCGGCGAGCGCCGCGATCAGCCGTCGCGTCGGCCTGAAGGCTTCAGCGGGGAGGTCATCGAAGGCGGCGTGGACGACGGCGCGGAGGCGCCGCACATCACCTTTCTAAAGACCGCCGACCTAACGCCGGACT containing:
- a CDS encoding winged helix-turn-helix domain-containing protein; its protein translation is MADDFDISRIDDVIHGRIRLGIMAYLSGAGSADFTTLKTRLQTTDGNLSVHLRKLEEAGFVSVSKSFNGRKPLTEASLTDQGRDAFVAYLDAMAGLLPER